A stretch of the Synechocystis sp. PCC 7338 genome encodes the following:
- a CDS encoding 1-acyl-sn-glycerol-3-phosphate acyltransferase, whose product MDSEINHSGGLSASRPRETSLNLALYRGLKWGVVRPLLHGLFQARVYGQELVPTQGPALVVSNHASYFDPPFLSCAMARPVAFMAKEELFNVPLLGPAIRLYGAYPVKRGSGDRGALRAALTALGDGWLVGVFLEGTRTEDGRIHQPKLGAAMIAGKAQVPIIPVSLGGVEQIFQSGSPWPHPVPLTIRIGKAIAPPVKNKKPELEAVTKACQAQIHQMLDLGRN is encoded by the coding sequence GTGGATTCCGAGATTAATCATAGTGGTGGTTTGAGTGCCTCCCGTCCGAGGGAAACTTCACTCAATTTAGCTCTCTACCGGGGTTTAAAGTGGGGAGTGGTGCGGCCATTGCTCCATGGATTGTTCCAGGCTCGGGTGTATGGCCAGGAATTGGTGCCAACCCAGGGCCCAGCTTTAGTGGTGAGCAACCATGCTAGTTACTTTGACCCACCATTTTTGTCCTGTGCCATGGCCCGACCGGTGGCTTTTATGGCCAAGGAAGAATTATTTAATGTGCCCCTGCTGGGCCCAGCCATTCGCCTCTATGGAGCTTATCCGGTGAAACGGGGCAGTGGCGATCGAGGGGCGTTGCGGGCCGCCTTGACAGCCCTGGGGGATGGTTGGTTAGTGGGGGTATTTCTGGAGGGAACCAGAACAGAGGATGGTCGCATTCACCAACCGAAATTGGGGGCCGCCATGATTGCGGGCAAGGCCCAAGTACCCATTATTCCAGTTAGCTTGGGGGGGGTAGAACAAATTTTCCAGTCTGGTTCCCCCTGGCCCCATCCTGTCCCCTTAACCATTCGCATCGGGAAGGCGATCGCCCCGCCGGTAAAGAATAAGAAACCGGAATTGGAAGCTGTGACTAAAGCTTGCCAAGCACAAATTCACCAAATGCTGGATTTAGGGAGGAATTAG
- the mtnA gene encoding S-methyl-5-thioribose-1-phosphate isomerase, with the protein MTQSTNFADVYPVQWRDDQVILIDQTRLPLEYKEVAIADYEAMGHAIKSMVVRGAPAIGVAAAYGMYLGARRIQTTELREFVAQLEFVADQLRQTRPTAVNLFWAIDQMLNVAYHSGENVEQVKADLLSRAQQIQLDDLRTCQAIGAAGLEVLPREPQQLTILTHCNAGALATAGYGTAIGVIRAAWSAGRLARVYADETRPRLQGAKLTVWECVQAGIPVTLITDNMAAHCMQQQRIDAVVVGADRIARNGDTANKIGTYGLAVLAKMHAIPFFVAAPLSTVDFALDDGSQIPIEERDPVEIYQPGSTRITPEGAEFYNPAFDVTPATLITAIITEQGSIAPEQLADLQA; encoded by the coding sequence ATGACCCAATCTACTAATTTTGCCGATGTTTATCCAGTACAGTGGCGAGATGATCAAGTAATTTTGATTGACCAGACCCGTTTACCTTTGGAATACAAGGAAGTGGCGATCGCCGATTATGAGGCCATGGGCCATGCCATCAAATCTATGGTAGTGCGGGGGGCACCGGCCATTGGGGTAGCGGCGGCGTATGGTATGTATTTGGGCGCTAGGAGAATTCAGACGACGGAATTAAGGGAATTTGTGGCGCAGTTGGAATTTGTGGCGGACCAGTTACGCCAAACCCGGCCCACAGCGGTAAATTTATTCTGGGCCATTGATCAAATGTTGAATGTGGCTTACCACAGTGGCGAAAATGTGGAGCAGGTCAAGGCCGATCTCCTCTCCCGGGCTCAGCAAATTCAACTCGATGACCTCCGTACTTGTCAGGCGATCGGGGCGGCAGGACTCGAGGTGCTACCAAGGGAACCCCAGCAGTTAACCATTCTCACCCATTGCAATGCTGGCGCTTTGGCCACCGCTGGTTACGGTACGGCGATCGGTGTTATCAGGGCCGCCTGGTCTGCGGGTCGATTAGCCAGGGTCTATGCCGATGAAACTAGACCTAGATTGCAGGGAGCGAAGTTAACAGTGTGGGAATGTGTGCAAGCGGGCATCCCCGTCACCCTCATCACCGATAATATGGCCGCCCATTGCATGCAACAACAACGCATTGACGCCGTAGTGGTAGGAGCTGATCGCATTGCCAGAAATGGTGACACGGCTAATAAAATTGGCACCTATGGTTTAGCCGTGTTGGCCAAAATGCATGCCATTCCTTTTTTCGTTGCCGCCCCATTATCCACTGTGGATTTTGCCTTGGATGATGGCAGTCAAATTCCCATCGAAGAACGGGACCCGGTGGAAATTTACCAACCAGGATCGACCCGCATTACCCCAGAGGGAGCGGAATTTTATAACCCCGCTTTTGATGTCACCCCCGCCACTTTAATCACCGCTATCATTACGGAACAGGGCTCCATTGCGCCAGAACAGTTGGCAGATCTACAAGCTTAA